TTGACAGATACAATGATGGGTATTTATCCATCATATTATGAGTTGGATGGTGAAAAAAAGCAGATTATCGGCACGCAGTTCGAGACGAATTTTGCTCGTCAGGCATTCCCATGTGTCGATGAGCCGGAAGCCAAGGCGACTTTCAGCCTTGCGATTAAGTTCGATGAGCAGCCCGGCGAGACGATTTTGGCCAATATGCCTGAAAAACGTTTTGAAAATGGTATCCATTATTTTGATCAGACAGTCCGTATGTCGACTTATCTAATCGCTTTTGCCTTCGGAGATCTGCAGAGCAAGACAACGAGGACTAAAAGCGGCGTGAAAATCGGCGTTTATGGGACTAAAGCACACAAATCCGATGAATTGGATTTTGCTTTGGATATTGCTAAACGCTCGATTGAATTTTACGAAGACTTTTACCAGACACCGTATCCATTGCCACAATCGAATCAGTTGGCTTTGCCTGACTTTTCTGCCGGTGCGATGGAGAACTGGGGACTTGTTACGTATCGTGAAGCCTACCTGCTATTGGACCCGAAAAATACCTCGCTTGAAGTCAAACAGCTGGTTGCCACGGTTGTCGCTCATGAATTGGCTCACCAGTGGTTTGGCGATCTTGTCACAATGAAGTGGTGGGATGATCTCTGGCTGAACGAAAGTTTTGCCAACATGATGGAATATGTGGCCGTTGATGCCTTAGAACCTGATTGGCATATTTGGGAAACCTTCCAGATATCTGATTTGCCAGCCGCACTGCAGCGGGATGCGACTGATGGTGATCAATCCGTGCATGTCCAAGTTGAGCATCCGGCTGAGATAGACGCCTTGTTCGATGGCGCCATTGTCTATGCCAAAGGTGCCCGTATGCTTGTGATGGCGCGTGCTTTGATTGGAGATAAAGCCTTAAGAAAAGGTTTGAAAAATTATTTTGCTGCACATCATTATGGCAATGCGACCGGCGCTGATCTTTGGGCAGCTCTTGGCGATGCATCTGGTATTGATGTTAGTGCTGTCATGAATTCTTGGTTGGAACAGCCTGGTTACCCAGTTGTTACAGCAAGCGTTGTTGATGGCAAACTCACTTTGTCTCAGCAGCAGTTTTTCATTGGCGAACACAAAGAAGCTGGCCGTCAATGGCAGATTCCTTTGAATAGCAATTATGATGCTGTGCCAGCGCTGATGACTGAAAAGACGCTTGAAATTGGTGATTACACTGCTTTGCGTGCTGAATCAGGCAAGCCTTTCCGTTTGAATGTCGGCAACAATTCTCATTTCATTGTCAAATACGATCAGACTTTGCTGGACGACATTTTGTCCGATACACAATCCTTAGACGCCATTGCACAATTGCAGATTTTACAGGATTTGCGTCTGTTGGCCGATGGTCGTCAAGCTTCTTACGCTGACCTTGTCCCGCTTTTGACTCATTTTTCTGACAGTCATGCCATGCTGGTCAATGCAGCTTTGTACCGGCTGGCTAATAATTTAAAGAAATTTGTCTCAGCTGGTTCAGATGAAGAAAAAGATTTGCAGGCCTTTTTCAATCAGCTTGGGAGTGAGCAGGTAACACGTTTGGGCTGGATGCCAAAACCCGGTGAATCCAATGATGACCAGTTGACCCGGCCATATGTACTGAGTGCCGTTTTGTATGCGAAAAATCCGGCAGCAATTGCCTCGGCTCATGATCTGTTTGCTAAGAATGCTGATAATTTGATTGCTTTGCCAGCTGATATTCGTCTCTTCGTCCTGAGAAATGAGATGAAGAATTTTGCCAGCGAAAGTTTGTTCAACGACTTCTTCGCTGCTTATCGTAATACCTCTGACGGCAGCTACAAATCAGATTTGCGAGCCGCACTGACGAGTGTCTCTGATCCAGCCTTAATTGCAGCTTTAATTGGCAAATTTGAAGATGCCGATACAATCAAGCCACAGGATCTTCGCGGATGGTATCGCGGTGCTTTGGATAACGATGATGCTCAGCAGGCTGCCTGGGACTGGTTCAGGAATGATTGGGACTGGCTGGAGAAAACAGTTGGCGGCGATATGGAGTTTACGACTTATATTACGGTCACTGCCATGGTCTTCAAGACGGCCGATCGTTTGGCTGAGTTCAAAGCCTTTCTGGAGCCGAAAATCAACACACCAGGCCTTACACGTGAGATTGTCATGGATACAAAGGTGATCGCTAGTCGTGTTGACTTAATTGAAGCAGAAAAAGATGCTGTTCACGCGGCTGTAGCTAAAGCAATTAAGGATTGATTTAAAGTTTTTCTGAAAACGCCTCAGGGCGTTTTTTATTTAGTTGATTAATAGGAATTGCAAGCCAAGCAGTGCGACGTTTGGTCACTTTAATATAACTTTGAATAATATATATTATGTAAACTAAAATATATTTATCTGTATCTAGGACATAAAACGCCAGTAACTTGTATATATCAATCAAACAAAATCATTCATCAAAGTCCCCTGTAATACTCCGACAAAATTTTGCAAGTGTTAAGACAGTTAATTATTGCGTTTATCTAAAAACTTATATGTACAATATCCAACAATCATAATAAATACTAGATAACTGAAT
The Oenococcus kitaharae DSM 17330 DNA segment above includes these coding regions:
- a CDS encoding M1 family metallopeptidase, whose translation is MTEFKHFFETFQPDHYDIFLDINRGTKKINGQVTVTGEAKTDSVSLHGKDLAVASVKSEGRELPFTLDKDTDAIAISLPKAGKTSLTVDYSANLTDTMMGIYPSYYELDGEKKQIIGTQFETNFARQAFPCVDEPEAKATFSLAIKFDEQPGETILANMPEKRFENGIHYFDQTVRMSTYLIAFAFGDLQSKTTRTKSGVKIGVYGTKAHKSDELDFALDIAKRSIEFYEDFYQTPYPLPQSNQLALPDFSAGAMENWGLVTYREAYLLLDPKNTSLEVKQLVATVVAHELAHQWFGDLVTMKWWDDLWLNESFANMMEYVAVDALEPDWHIWETFQISDLPAALQRDATDGDQSVHVQVEHPAEIDALFDGAIVYAKGARMLVMARALIGDKALRKGLKNYFAAHHYGNATGADLWAALGDASGIDVSAVMNSWLEQPGYPVVTASVVDGKLTLSQQQFFIGEHKEAGRQWQIPLNSNYDAVPALMTEKTLEIGDYTALRAESGKPFRLNVGNNSHFIVKYDQTLLDDILSDTQSLDAIAQLQILQDLRLLADGRQASYADLVPLLTHFSDSHAMLVNAALYRLANNLKKFVSAGSDEEKDLQAFFNQLGSEQVTRLGWMPKPGESNDDQLTRPYVLSAVLYAKNPAAIASAHDLFAKNADNLIALPADIRLFVLRNEMKNFASESLFNDFFAAYRNTSDGSYKSDLRAALTSVSDPALIAALIGKFEDADTIKPQDLRGWYRGALDNDDAQQAAWDWFRNDWDWLEKTVGGDMEFTTYITVTAMVFKTADRLAEFKAFLEPKINTPGLTREIVMDTKVIASRVDLIEAEKDAVHAAVAKAIKD